In a genomic window of Alphaproteobacteria bacterium:
- a CDS encoding bifunctional 2-C-methyl-D-erythritol 4-phosphate cytidylyltransferase/2-C-methyl-D-erythritol 2,4-cyclodiphosphate synthase — MQRFESFHVIVVAAGKGIRFGSALPKQYALLAGKPVLRHTLEVFLALPGLLSLTVVIDPDHQEYYEKTIEGLDLPPAVYGGADRKSSVYKGLLNLPDSSVDDLVLIHDAARPLVTADMVYALVQAMQGAEAATLALQVADTVLYSQGTADDPTCGTPANREHLWSLQTPQAFRIGVIKKAHERASPEVFATDDTALVSALGLPVKLVEGSRRNFKITTPDDLSMAQQILNTQEAAEVRTGFGYDVHRFADADVSPKSIRLCGVDIPFDRKLEGHSDADVGLHALTDALLGAIGEADIGTHFPPSDPKWKGADSAVFLEYAHRLLLEKGGHLLNADLTLICESPKIGPHRESIVARIADILGVLPSRINVKATTTEKLGFTGRKEGIAAQAVVSVSLPSPPHSSGRP; from the coding sequence ATGCAACGGTTTGAGAGTTTCCACGTGATTGTTGTCGCTGCCGGCAAGGGGATCCGGTTTGGCAGCGCCTTGCCCAAGCAATATGCCCTTTTGGCGGGGAAACCTGTTTTACGTCACACGCTTGAAGTTTTTCTTGCGCTTCCTGGACTGTTATCCTTGACCGTGGTCATCGATCCCGACCATCAAGAATATTATGAAAAGACCATTGAAGGGCTTGATCTGCCGCCTGCGGTTTACGGTGGGGCGGATCGAAAATCTAGTGTTTATAAGGGCTTACTCAATTTGCCTGATTCCTCTGTAGACGACTTGGTTTTGATACATGATGCGGCGCGGCCTTTGGTCACGGCGGATATGGTCTACGCCCTTGTTCAAGCGATGCAAGGTGCGGAGGCCGCCACGCTTGCCCTTCAGGTTGCGGATACGGTTTTATATTCTCAGGGTACCGCCGACGACCCTACCTGCGGAACTCCCGCTAACCGTGAACACTTATGGAGCTTGCAGACGCCGCAGGCCTTTCGTATAGGTGTGATCAAAAAGGCACACGAACGCGCTTCTCCTGAGGTTTTCGCTACAGATGACACGGCCCTTGTCTCTGCCCTCGGTCTTCCCGTAAAACTGGTTGAGGGGTCGCGGCGGAATTTTAAGATCACTACCCCGGATGATTTGAGTATGGCGCAACAGATTCTCAATACACAGGAAGCGGCAGAAGTCAGGACCGGGTTCGGGTACGATGTTCATCGTTTTGCAGATGCCGATGTCAGCCCAAAAAGCATACGGCTGTGCGGGGTCGATATTCCTTTTGACCGGAAGCTTGAGGGTCATTCGGATGCGGATGTGGGGCTTCATGCTCTTACGGATGCCCTTCTGGGCGCGATTGGAGAGGCCGATATAGGGACGCATTTCCCTCCGTCCGATCCAAAATGGAAGGGGGCGGACAGCGCCGTTTTTCTTGAATACGCCCACCGTTTGCTTCTGGAAAAGGGCGGACACCTTCTTAATGCCGATCTGACTTTGATTTGCGAATCGCCCAAGATCGGCCCCCACCGAGAATCAATCGTAGCCCGTATTGCCGACATCCTCGGGGTCTTGCCGAGCCGGATTAATGTTAAGGCCACGACGACCGAAAAACTTGGCTTTACCGGGCGCAAGGAAGGTATTGCCGCGCAAGCCGTGGTCAGCGTTAGTCTCCCCTCCCCTCCTCACTCATCAGGACGCCCATGA